Proteins encoded within one genomic window of Kibdelosporangium phytohabitans:
- a CDS encoding single-stranded DNA-binding protein, with translation MAWNETKVTMVGRVCSDVTAKLTTDGTVLTLFSLVSTERRWDKDNEVWVNGRDLFMRVSCFRKLAETVAETFVKGDPIVVTGRIHTAKWIGKDGMPRSEIQMEAAAVGPDLNLCRVTMLRGERSGLPVEAVAA, from the coding sequence ATGGCGTGGAACGAAACCAAGGTCACCATGGTCGGACGCGTCTGCTCGGACGTGACGGCCAAACTCACCACCGACGGCACCGTGCTGACCCTCTTCAGCCTGGTCAGCACCGAGCGCAGGTGGGACAAGGACAACGAGGTGTGGGTGAACGGGCGCGACCTGTTCATGCGCGTCAGCTGTTTCCGCAAACTGGCCGAGACGGTCGCGGAGACGTTCGTCAAAGGAGACCCGATCGTGGTGACCGGCCGGATCCACACCGCCAAGTGGATCGGCAAGGACGGCATGCCGCGGTCGGAAATCCAGATGGAGGCGGCTGCCGTGGGCCCCGACCTCAACCTTTGCCGGGTCACCATGCTCCGTGGGGAACGCTCCGGCCTGCCCGTCGAGGCGGTCGCGGCATGA
- a CDS encoding alpha/beta fold hydrolase encodes MIRELTLHGGIPALAYGQGPPLVFVRGLVPQAGNPDGRSRWAETRQMDRLARGRTIYSVGRRPGLRAGATMAELAADLVGAIRHKFREPVDVMGISTSGSIALQAAADHHDAVKKVVACATAARLGPLGAQVQRECRDLLARGEYRDAMAALVPGLTENQWAQGALTRIMRLSGAPEDPDGMIALLDAEDGYDLKCEDVAAPTLLIAGENDLLYPQDVAAETARRIPDARLKLYAGRGHMGVLRDKSFYPDIIRFLVG; translated from the coding sequence ATGATCCGAGAACTGACGTTGCACGGCGGCATCCCCGCGCTGGCATACGGACAAGGCCCGCCCCTGGTGTTCGTCAGGGGCCTGGTGCCGCAGGCGGGCAACCCCGACGGCCGCAGCCGCTGGGCGGAGACCCGGCAGATGGACCGGCTCGCCAGGGGCCGCACGATCTACTCCGTCGGCAGACGGCCCGGCCTCAGGGCGGGTGCGACGATGGCGGAGCTCGCGGCGGACCTGGTCGGCGCGATCCGCCACAAGTTCCGTGAACCGGTCGACGTGATGGGCATCTCGACCAGCGGGTCGATCGCGTTGCAGGCCGCGGCCGACCACCACGACGCCGTCAAGAAGGTCGTCGCGTGCGCCACCGCGGCGCGGCTGGGCCCGTTGGGCGCGCAGGTGCAGCGGGAATGCCGTGACCTGCTGGCGCGGGGCGAGTACCGCGACGCGATGGCGGCGCTGGTCCCCGGACTGACCGAGAACCAGTGGGCGCAGGGTGCCCTGACGCGGATCATGCGGTTGTCAGGCGCCCCCGAGGACCCCGACGGCATGATCGCCTTGCTGGACGCCGAGGACGGCTACGACCTCAAGTGCGAGGACGTCGCGGCGCCGACGTTGCTCATCGCCGGCGAGAACGACTTGCTGTACCCGCAGGACGTGGCCGCCGAGACCGCGCGGCGCATCCCGGACGCGCGGCTGAAGCTGTACGCCGGCCGCGGGCACATGGGTGTGTTGCGGGACAAGAGCTTCTACCCGGACATCATCCGGTTCCTGGTCGGCTGA
- a CDS encoding MFS transporter, giving the protein MRAAITAVLGIFALNGVVFGSWAPRVPALAAQIGAQEGSLGLSLLGASIGMIASALLTGALCARFGARVMVVISAIGGCAVLPVLGMTRTPLQLGLVLFMLGVTVGSLDVAMNIAAVTAIRQSGRAMMPVFHAAFSIGGLVGSLGAAGAASLGLNPLRHLAIAAVFGAVMAVVFARRIPVEDLTARTTDPGPKKSVVTRPVLWLLGFIALCSSVAEGASVDWSAFFGVHQRGIGEAAAALIYAGFSVCMAIARLLGERVENRWGSQRMLIGGSTIGALGLLVAVLVPVPAFTYIGFALAGLGLAYGFPIALEMAGAAGRRADGGGGERELGFVTTIAYSGFLLGPPMIGGIAHVTSLPVALGVAALIAWAMAPLTLLASRARRRERQTHQQAVESVTS; this is encoded by the coding sequence GTGCGCGCCGCCATCACCGCCGTGCTGGGGATCTTCGCCCTCAACGGCGTGGTCTTCGGGTCATGGGCGCCGCGCGTGCCCGCACTGGCCGCCCAGATCGGCGCGCAGGAAGGATCACTCGGGCTGTCGCTGCTCGGCGCCAGCATCGGCATGATCGCCTCGGCCCTGCTGACCGGTGCGCTCTGCGCCCGTTTCGGTGCCCGCGTCATGGTCGTGATCAGCGCCATCGGCGGTTGTGCCGTACTGCCCGTGCTCGGTATGACCCGCACGCCCCTGCAACTCGGGTTGGTGCTGTTCATGCTCGGTGTCACGGTCGGCTCGCTCGACGTCGCGATGAACATCGCCGCCGTCACCGCGATCCGCCAATCCGGCCGCGCGATGATGCCCGTTTTCCACGCCGCCTTCAGCATCGGCGGGCTCGTCGGCTCGCTCGGCGCCGCGGGTGCCGCCTCACTCGGGCTCAACCCGTTGCGGCACTTGGCGATCGCGGCCGTGTTCGGCGCGGTGATGGCCGTGGTGTTCGCGCGCCGGATCCCCGTGGAGGACCTCACCGCGCGGACCACCGACCCCGGTCCGAAGAAGTCCGTGGTCACACGGCCGGTGCTGTGGCTGCTCGGGTTCATCGCCCTCTGCTCGTCGGTCGCCGAAGGCGCCAGCGTGGACTGGTCGGCGTTCTTCGGCGTGCACCAGCGCGGCATCGGCGAGGCCGCGGCGGCCCTCATCTACGCCGGGTTCTCGGTCTGCATGGCCATCGCCCGGCTGCTGGGCGAACGCGTGGAGAACCGCTGGGGCTCGCAGCGGATGCTCATCGGCGGGTCGACCATCGGCGCGCTCGGCCTGCTCGTCGCCGTGCTCGTTCCCGTGCCCGCGTTCACGTACATCGGCTTCGCCCTGGCCGGGCTGGGCCTGGCGTACGGGTTCCCGATCGCGCTGGAGATGGCCGGTGCGGCCGGGCGCCGGGCCGACGGCGGCGGCGGCGAACGGGAACTCGGGTTCGTCACGACCATCGCCTACAGCGGTTTCCTGCTCGGACCGCCGATGATCGGCGGCATCGCGCATGTCACGTCGCTGCCCGTCGCGCTGGGCGTGGCCGCGCTGATCGCGTGGGCCATGGCGCCGCTGACGCTGCTGGCCAGCCGGGCACGGCGACGCGAGCGGCAAACCCACCAACAGGCCGTCGAGAGCGTGACCAGCTGA
- a CDS encoding substrate-binding domain-containing protein, with product MRKLLAIGLLLALAGCDSATPDPARPLGPPQPGVLRVLAGSELADMQPILDEAAKATGVQVNMTFSGTIEGAETLARGEAGGKFDAVWFSSNRYLQTQPDAGKRLGNQVKIMNSPVVLGLAADTVRKLGWDGKRVTWSQIAQAAGAKAFTYGMTDPSASNSGFSALVGVASALAGTGAAVTAGQIAPITPDLTRFFSAQALSAGSSGWLSEAYQRRATGADAGEKVDGLVNYESVLLSMNAEGKLPQPLSLVYPSDGVISADYPFTLLSDAADDARSAHQRLTDHLRTPDVQRRIMDQTRRRPAIPGVELSGQFTQRDLVELPFPAGADAVDALLSAYFNKIRRPSRTLYVLDTSGSMQGDRIEALRSALIALTGADGSLLGKYRGFRGREELTLLPFSGAPAAPVTFLVPDTDPQPELDRIKAFAGALKATGGTAIYDSLTRGYQLLGRPDPAKFTSIVLMTDGQNTNGSPYASFQAAGRDAKIPVFTVLFGESSQDEMNKVAALTGGKVFDARSTPLAKVFQEIRGYQ from the coding sequence ATGAGGAAACTTCTAGCGATAGGGCTGCTGCTCGCGCTCGCCGGATGCGACTCGGCCACCCCGGACCCCGCGCGTCCGCTCGGCCCGCCGCAACCGGGCGTGCTGCGGGTGCTCGCGGGCAGCGAACTCGCCGACATGCAACCGATCCTCGACGAAGCCGCGAAAGCAACCGGGGTGCAGGTCAACATGACCTTCAGCGGCACGATCGAAGGCGCGGAGACGCTGGCGCGCGGCGAGGCCGGCGGCAAGTTCGACGCCGTCTGGTTCTCCTCCAACCGCTACCTGCAGACCCAGCCGGACGCGGGCAAACGCCTCGGCAACCAGGTGAAGATCATGAACTCGCCGGTCGTGCTCGGCCTGGCGGCCGACACGGTCCGCAAGCTGGGCTGGGACGGCAAGCGGGTCACGTGGTCGCAGATCGCGCAAGCCGCGGGCGCCAAGGCTTTCACCTACGGCATGACCGACCCGTCCGCGTCCAACTCCGGCTTCTCCGCCCTGGTCGGTGTGGCCTCCGCCCTGGCGGGGACGGGCGCCGCCGTGACCGCGGGCCAGATCGCCCCGATCACACCGGACCTGACCAGGTTCTTCAGCGCCCAGGCGTTGTCAGCCGGGTCGTCCGGCTGGTTGTCGGAGGCCTATCAGCGCCGTGCCACCGGAGCCGACGCGGGCGAGAAAGTCGACGGGCTGGTCAACTACGAGTCGGTGCTGCTGTCGATGAACGCCGAAGGCAAACTGCCGCAACCGTTGTCGCTGGTCTACCCCAGCGACGGCGTGATCAGCGCCGACTACCCGTTCACGCTGCTGTCCGACGCGGCCGACGACGCCCGCTCGGCGCACCAGCGGCTGACCGACCACCTGCGCACCCCGGACGTGCAGCGCAGGATCATGGACCAGACCCGCAGGCGCCCCGCGATCCCCGGCGTCGAACTGAGCGGCCAGTTCACCCAGCGCGACCTGGTGGAGTTGCCGTTCCCGGCCGGTGCCGACGCGGTCGACGCGCTGCTGTCGGCGTACTTCAACAAGATCCGCCGCCCGTCGCGCACCTTGTACGTGCTGGACACGTCCGGTTCGATGCAGGGCGACCGGATCGAGGCGCTGCGGTCCGCGCTCATCGCGTTGACCGGCGCGGACGGCAGCCTGCTCGGCAAGTACCGCGGGTTCCGCGGCCGTGAAGAGCTCACGCTGCTGCCGTTCTCCGGTGCCCCGGCGGCACCGGTCACGTTCCTCGTGCCGGACACCGACCCGCAGCCGGAACTCGACAGGATCAAAGCCTTCGCCGGTGCGCTCAAAGCCACCGGCGGCACGGCCATCTACGACAGCCTCACCCGCGGCTACCAGCTGCTGGGCCGGCCGGACCCGGCGAAGTTCACCTCGATCGTGCTGATGACCGACGGGCAGAACACCAACGGATCCCCGTACGCGTCCTTCCAGGCCGCGGGTCGCGACGCGAAGATCCCGGTGTTCACCGTGCTGTTCGGCGAAAGCAGCCAGGACGAGATGAACAAGGTCGCCGCGCTGACCGGCGGCAAGGTGTTCGACGCGCGCAGCACCCCGCTGGCCAAGGTGTTCCAGGAGATCCGCGGCTACCAATGA
- the ettA gene encoding energy-dependent translational throttle protein EttA, protein MAEFIYTMRKVRKAHGDKVILEDASISFYPGAKIGVVGPNGAGKSTVLRIMAGLDQPNNGDAILSPGFSVGMLQQEPPLNEDKTVLGNVQEGLGEVKVQLDRFNEIAELMATDYSDELMEEMGKLQEALDHADAWDLDSQLEQAMDALRCPPPDADVKVLSGGERRRVALCKLLLSKPDLLLLDEPTNHLDAESVLWLEQHLSSYPGAILAVTHDRYFLDNVAEWILELDRGRTHPYEGNYSTYLEKKAERLAVQGKKDQKLQKRLKEELAWVRSNAKARQTKSKARLERYEEMAAEAEKTRKLDFEEIQIPPGPRLGNVVVQVNDLRKGFGDRTLIEGLTFDLPRNGIVGVIGPNGVGKTTLFKTIVGLEKADAGSVKIGETVLLSYVDQNRGGIDPAKNVWEVVSEGLDYIKVGQVEMPSRAYVSAFGFKGADQQKPAGVLSGGERNRLNLALTLKQGGNLILLDEPTNDLDVETLGSLENALEQFPGCAVVISHDRWFLDRVATHILAWEGTDENPSKWFWFEGNFEGYEKNKVDRLGAEAARPHRVTYRKLTRD, encoded by the coding sequence ATGGCGGAGTTCATCTACACCATGAGGAAGGTGCGCAAGGCGCACGGGGACAAGGTCATCCTGGAGGACGCGAGCATCTCGTTCTACCCGGGTGCCAAGATCGGCGTCGTCGGTCCGAACGGGGCAGGCAAGTCGACCGTCCTGCGGATCATGGCGGGGCTGGACCAGCCGAACAACGGGGACGCGATCCTGTCGCCCGGCTTCTCGGTCGGCATGCTGCAGCAGGAGCCCCCGCTCAACGAGGACAAGACGGTCCTTGGCAACGTGCAGGAGGGCCTCGGCGAGGTCAAGGTCCAGCTCGACCGGTTCAACGAGATCGCCGAGCTGATGGCGACGGACTACTCCGACGAGCTGATGGAGGAGATGGGCAAGCTGCAGGAGGCACTGGACCACGCGGACGCGTGGGACCTGGACTCCCAGCTGGAGCAGGCGATGGACGCGCTGCGCTGCCCACCTCCGGACGCCGACGTGAAGGTGCTCTCCGGTGGCGAGCGGCGCCGGGTGGCGCTGTGCAAGCTGCTGCTGTCCAAGCCCGACCTGCTGCTGCTCGACGAGCCCACGAACCACTTGGACGCCGAGAGCGTGCTCTGGCTGGAGCAGCACCTCTCGTCCTACCCGGGCGCGATCCTGGCCGTGACCCACGACCGGTACTTCCTGGACAACGTGGCCGAGTGGATCCTGGAGCTGGACCGCGGCCGGACCCACCCCTACGAGGGCAACTACTCCACGTACCTGGAGAAGAAGGCGGAGCGGCTCGCGGTCCAGGGCAAGAAGGACCAGAAGCTGCAGAAGCGCCTCAAGGAGGAGCTGGCCTGGGTCCGCTCCAACGCCAAGGCGCGGCAGACCAAGTCCAAGGCCCGCCTCGAGCGCTACGAGGAGATGGCCGCGGAGGCGGAGAAGACCCGCAAGCTCGACTTCGAGGAGATCCAGATCCCGCCGGGCCCGCGACTGGGCAACGTCGTGGTCCAGGTCAACGACCTGAGGAAGGGCTTCGGCGACCGCACCCTGATCGAAGGGCTCACGTTCGACCTGCCGCGCAACGGCATCGTCGGCGTGATCGGCCCCAACGGCGTCGGCAAGACCACGTTGTTCAAGACCATCGTCGGCCTGGAGAAGGCGGACGCCGGCTCGGTCAAGATCGGCGAGACTGTCCTGCTGTCCTACGTGGACCAGAACCGCGGTGGCATCGACCCGGCCAAGAACGTGTGGGAGGTCGTGTCGGAGGGGCTGGACTACATCAAGGTCGGCCAGGTCGAGATGCCGTCCCGCGCGTACGTCAGCGCGTTCGGCTTCAAGGGCGCGGACCAGCAGAAGCCGGCGGGTGTGCTGTCCGGTGGCGAGCGCAACCGGCTCAACCTCGCGCTGACCCTCAAGCAGGGCGGCAACCTGATCCTGCTCGACGAGCCGACGAACGACCTGGACGTCGAGACCCTCGGTTCGCTGGAGAACGCGCTGGAGCAGTTCCCCGGCTGCGCCGTGGTCATCTCCCACGACCGGTGGTTCCTCGACCGCGTGGCCACCCACATCCTGGCGTGGGAGGGCACCGACGAGAACCCGAGCAAGTGGTTCTGGTTCGAGGGCAACTTCGAGGGCTACGAGAAGAACAAGGTCGACCGGCTCGGCGCGGAGGCGGCACGGCCACACCGGGTCACGTACCGCAAGCTGACCCGGGACTAG
- a CDS encoding nuclear transport factor 2 family protein, protein MEKRLSRATVVRAGAAGLAATVLAAPAASATGGEHPNVALIRRYYQVYGSGDLTALRQFFAPGIRWTIPGHHPLAGTKNGPDEVLAFFAQLAKSGFRAEILFLAADGDWVVDMHRGWSTTPTGLDITWTLAYRIRGRQIVEAVNFAADQHAADAFFWRQYPLAPIPRRLA, encoded by the coding sequence ATGGAGAAACGGTTATCCCGGGCCACTGTGGTCCGTGCCGGAGCGGCGGGCCTGGCCGCGACCGTCCTGGCCGCACCGGCGGCATCGGCCACCGGTGGCGAACACCCCAACGTCGCACTGATCCGCCGCTACTACCAGGTGTACGGGTCCGGAGACCTCACGGCGCTCCGGCAGTTCTTCGCCCCCGGCATCCGGTGGACCATCCCCGGTCACCACCCGCTCGCGGGCACCAAGAACGGCCCGGACGAGGTTCTCGCGTTCTTCGCGCAGCTGGCGAAATCCGGGTTCCGCGCGGAGATCCTGTTCCTGGCGGCCGACGGCGACTGGGTGGTCGACATGCACCGCGGGTGGAGCACAACCCCCACCGGGTTGGACATCACGTGGACGCTGGCGTACCGGATCCGCGGGCGCCAGATCGTCGAGGCGGTCAACTTCGCGGCCGACCAGCACGCCGCCGACGCGTTCTTCTGGCGGCAGTACCCGCTCGCCCCGATCCCCAGGAGGCTGGCGTGA
- a CDS encoding SDR family NAD(P)-dependent oxidoreductase: MNRRQMLAATGALGLAAVPGVAEASSGKVVLITGATSGIGEATARAFAAAGARVFFCGRRQHLGEQVAASIRSAGGEATFRRADVREEPQVRDLVDACVRRYGRLDIAVNNAGIESPRAVRSHEQSLADMEAVWRTNVAGVFLGMKYEIPRMLAQGGGAIVNTASISAEVGFATIAPYNSSKHAVASLTKVAAMEYAASNIRVNAFAPGAVDTPMLRRAAEAFGMTYEQIAQDYPIKRIVRAEEMAAVVMFLASPAASAVVGTDLDASGGFLTG; the protein is encoded by the coding sequence GTGAACCGGCGGCAGATGCTGGCCGCCACCGGCGCGCTCGGCCTCGCGGCCGTGCCGGGCGTCGCGGAGGCCTCGTCGGGCAAGGTCGTGCTGATCACCGGTGCCACGTCAGGCATCGGCGAGGCCACGGCCCGCGCGTTCGCCGCCGCGGGCGCGCGGGTGTTCTTCTGCGGGCGCCGGCAGCACCTCGGCGAGCAGGTCGCCGCGAGCATCCGCTCCGCCGGTGGCGAGGCGACGTTCCGGCGTGCCGACGTCCGCGAGGAACCGCAGGTCCGTGACCTGGTGGACGCGTGCGTCCGCCGCTACGGGCGGCTGGACATCGCGGTCAACAACGCGGGAATCGAAAGCCCGCGCGCGGTCCGGTCGCACGAACAGTCCCTCGCGGACATGGAAGCGGTCTGGCGGACCAACGTGGCCGGGGTGTTCCTGGGCATGAAGTACGAGATCCCGCGGATGCTCGCGCAAGGCGGCGGCGCGATCGTGAACACCGCGTCGATCTCCGCCGAGGTCGGGTTCGCCACCATCGCGCCGTACAACTCCAGCAAGCACGCCGTCGCCTCCCTGACCAAGGTCGCGGCGATGGAGTACGCCGCGAGCAACATCCGGGTCAACGCGTTCGCACCCGGAGCGGTGGACACACCGATGCTGCGCCGGGCGGCCGAGGCGTTCGGCATGACCTACGAGCAGATCGCCCAGGACTACCCCATCAAGCGGATCGTCCGGGCCGAGGAGATGGCCGCTGTGGTGATGTTCCTCGCCTCACCGGCCGCGAGCGCCGTCGTGGGCACCGACCTGGACGCCTCCGGCGGGTTCCTGACCGGCTGA
- a CDS encoding LysR family transcriptional regulator, whose amino-acid sequence MDVDTRVLRYFVAVAECLSFTEAASRLYVAQPSLSRQIKQLETRLGTDLFVRANSTITLTSAGEALLGAARTQLSDWQHTLRLVRTAAAAESNVVRVGFVATGGGTLARQARALFTERHPDATIAPKRFDWGGEAQALRDGLADIAFVWLPADLTGLRSRVVATEQRWVAMRVSHPLARQEEISIEDLRDEPLMWTRVAPAEWVDWWAVNPRPDGSAAVWGKENDNVEEMLEHVATAASGVCIGPESMSSYYSHPDLTWRPLVDVEPLRIALAWPEDSAGSLAAQFADIVAALTSQPSPD is encoded by the coding sequence ATGGACGTCGACACCCGTGTGCTGCGTTACTTCGTGGCGGTCGCGGAGTGCTTGAGCTTCACCGAGGCGGCCAGCCGGTTGTACGTCGCCCAGCCGTCGTTGAGCCGTCAGATCAAGCAGCTGGAGACCCGGCTGGGCACGGATCTGTTCGTGCGAGCCAACTCCACGATCACGCTGACCAGCGCGGGTGAGGCGTTGCTCGGCGCGGCACGCACGCAACTGTCGGACTGGCAGCACACGCTGCGCCTGGTGCGTACTGCCGCCGCCGCGGAGAGCAACGTGGTGCGGGTCGGTTTCGTGGCCACGGGCGGCGGCACACTGGCCCGGCAAGCACGCGCGCTGTTCACCGAACGGCACCCGGACGCGACGATCGCGCCGAAACGGTTCGACTGGGGCGGTGAGGCGCAGGCGTTGCGTGACGGGCTGGCGGACATCGCGTTCGTCTGGTTGCCGGCGGACCTGACCGGGTTGCGTTCGCGGGTTGTGGCGACTGAACAGCGGTGGGTCGCGATGCGGGTGTCGCATCCCCTTGCCCGTCAGGAGGAAATCAGCATCGAGGATCTGCGGGACGAGCCGCTGATGTGGACGCGGGTCGCCCCGGCCGAGTGGGTGGACTGGTGGGCGGTCAACCCACGGCCGGACGGTTCGGCGGCCGTGTGGGGCAAGGAGAACGACAACGTCGAGGAGATGCTCGAGCACGTCGCCACGGCGGCGTCCGGGGTGTGCATCGGGCCCGAGTCGATGTCCTCCTACTACTCGCACCCGGACCTGACCTGGCGGCCGTTGGTCGACGTGGAACCGTTGCGGATCGCGTTGGCCTGGCCCGAGGACTCGGCCGGGTCGCTGGCCGCGCAGTTCGCCGACATCGTCGCCGCGTTGACGAGTCAGCCGTCGCCGGACTGA
- a CDS encoding cytochrome c oxidase assembly protein encodes MTSTDSPVQAAGTKRARARIGPLLVVGGVLAILVAAALFALVSNRYVIGVANPGAFTAYGMITLRVVAEISSVLVIGSLMFAAFMVPPQTSGVLAADGYAAVRTANWAAIVWCASALLSIPFTTADTFGRPVSQLFDIQALVDLAPNSEPTNTWLITAAIAFLLAVGTRLVLTWGWTAVLFLVSVFGLLPLGVSGHSSSGGQHDLATNSLILHLVAAALWVGGLVALLAHGRRKGDHLALAASRFSKVALCCWIVMAASGVINALVRLPLADLFSTNYGLLVVAKTVALLALGVFGYFQRERGVAALVAGGTGRALVKLAAFEVLVMMLTIGIAAALGRTPPPQQSVTQPSSVELRIGYTLDGAPTFLKMLIDWRFDLIYGSLAIAMAVLYLLGVRRLRARGDAWPVGRTVAWLFGCATILLATSSGIGRYSPSMFSIHMISHMMLNMLAPILLVLGGAVTLALRALPAAGKDNPPGPREWIVAFVHSPAAKVLTHPVVALVLFVGSYYVLYFSGLFDSALDLHWAHLAMNAHFLLAGYVFYWPVIGIDPAPRKLPPVGRLAMVFASMPFHAFFGVVLMSMQQIIGDRFYRSLALPWAGDLLSDQRLGGGIAWAAGEVPLLVVVVALLVQWARQDEKEARRRDRRADADGEAELAAYNAMLDKMNGRKAD; translated from the coding sequence GTGACCTCCACCGACTCACCTGTGCAGGCGGCCGGCACGAAGCGGGCACGTGCTCGAATCGGCCCATTGCTGGTGGTGGGCGGTGTGCTCGCGATTCTCGTCGCGGCCGCCCTGTTCGCGCTCGTCAGCAACCGCTACGTCATCGGCGTCGCCAACCCGGGCGCGTTCACCGCGTACGGGATGATCACGCTGCGCGTCGTCGCGGAGATCAGCAGCGTGCTGGTGATCGGGTCGCTGATGTTCGCCGCGTTCATGGTGCCGCCACAGACATCCGGTGTGCTCGCCGCGGACGGCTACGCGGCCGTGCGCACCGCCAACTGGGCGGCGATCGTCTGGTGCGCCAGCGCGCTGCTGTCGATCCCGTTCACGACCGCGGACACCTTCGGCCGCCCGGTGTCGCAGTTGTTCGACATCCAGGCCCTCGTCGACCTCGCGCCCAACTCCGAACCGACGAACACGTGGCTGATCACAGCCGCCATCGCGTTCCTCCTCGCGGTCGGCACGAGGCTCGTGCTCACCTGGGGCTGGACCGCCGTGCTGTTCCTGGTCTCCGTGTTCGGCCTGTTGCCGCTGGGCGTGAGCGGGCACTCCTCCAGCGGCGGCCAGCACGACCTGGCCACCAACAGCCTGATCCTGCACCTGGTCGCCGCGGCGCTGTGGGTCGGTGGCCTGGTCGCCCTGCTCGCCCACGGCAGGCGCAAGGGCGATCACCTCGCGCTGGCCGCGAGCCGGTTCTCCAAGGTCGCGCTGTGCTGCTGGATCGTGATGGCGGCCTCCGGCGTGATCAACGCGCTGGTGCGGCTGCCGTTGGCGGACTTGTTCAGCACCAACTACGGCCTGCTGGTCGTCGCCAAGACCGTCGCGCTGCTCGCACTCGGTGTCTTCGGGTACTTCCAGCGCGAACGCGGCGTCGCGGCGCTCGTGGCGGGCGGAACCGGGCGCGCGCTGGTCAAACTGGCCGCGTTCGAAGTGCTGGTCATGATGCTGACCATCGGGATCGCCGCCGCACTGGGCCGCACCCCGCCGCCGCAGCAGTCGGTGACCCAGCCGAGTTCGGTCGAACTGCGCATCGGGTACACCCTCGACGGTGCGCCGACGTTCCTGAAGATGCTGATCGACTGGCGGTTCGACCTGATCTACGGCTCGCTGGCGATCGCGATGGCCGTGCTCTACCTGCTCGGTGTCCGCAGGCTGCGCGCCCGCGGCGACGCGTGGCCGGTCGGCCGGACCGTGGCGTGGCTCTTCGGCTGCGCGACGATCCTGCTCGCGACGTCGTCGGGAATCGGCCGGTACTCGCCGTCGATGTTCAGCATCCACATGATCAGCCACATGATGCTGAACATGCTCGCGCCGATCCTGCTGGTGCTCGGCGGAGCGGTGACGCTGGCATTGCGCGCGCTGCCCGCCGCGGGCAAGGACAACCCGCCGGGGCCGCGTGAGTGGATCGTGGCGTTCGTGCACTCACCCGCGGCCAAGGTGCTGACGCACCCGGTCGTGGCGCTCGTGCTGTTCGTCGGGTCCTACTACGTGCTGTACTTCTCCGGCCTGTTCGACAGCGCGCTCGACCTGCACTGGGCACACCTGGCGATGAACGCCCACTTCCTGCTGGCCGGCTACGTCTTCTACTGGCCGGTGATCGGCATCGACCCGGCGCCCCGCAAGCTGCCACCGGTCGGCAGACTGGCGATGGTCTTCGCCTCGATGCCGTTCCACGCCTTCTTCGGCGTGGTCCTGATGAGCATGCAGCAGATCATCGGCGACCGGTTCTACCGCTCGCTGGCCCTGCCGTGGGCAGGCGACCTGCTGTCGGACCAACGGCTCGGCGGCGGCATCGCGTGGGCCGCGGGCGAGGTCCCGCTGCTGGTCGTGGTGGTCGCCCTGCTCGTGCAGTGGGCGCGCCAGGACGAGAAGGAAGCCCGCCGCCGCGACCGCAGGGCGGACGCGGACGGAGAAGCGGAACTGGCGGCCTACAACGCGATGCTCGACAAGATGAACGGCAGGAAAGCCGACTAG